The window TGGATCTTCCTCGTACTCGAAGATAAGTACATACGTTTGATGATTTacattatttccattttactTCTCAGTTCTTCTTTTTGTCCACGGATTTCCggcgatgacaacgacgatgatgacatGCATGGAGACTGCATTAAATCAGACTGTATCGGCACATTCTGAAAACGAGTAAAATGATAACGAACGTCCTGTCATAAGCATCTACGTATGATaacttatcttttttaacaagTACATATAACACCTACGTTAAAgcgattaaaaatatcgacAATTCGAAATTACGATCGTGTACAGTCGATTGAAAATGATGATGTTATTAAGTTTGTCTattaaaaggagaaatataagagaaaaagaaataaaatcttcttctttagaagaaattagaaaagttAATACTCACTACAGACGGAGCAATGTTGTTCATCGGAGCCATCACCACATCCGTCACGTCCACTACAGGCAATCGCATCTGAACGACATCTGCCATTATCGCATTTGAAAGGACACGTCCTAGGCGCTATTCTACCACGATATCGTGTTCGACAGGCTCCTCTAGGTTCGTCGCTACCATCCCGACAAGATACTACTGCATTGCAGAATTCATACGCCGGTAAACATTGGCCATTGTTACATCTGAATGCTCCCTCGGGACATTCTGTGAGAGACGTGTAAAACGATTCATTTTGAAATCTATCGAGAAAGGGAAGAACATGAATAGAAATGCTGATGTAACTAACTTCGTCGATTGTTGCAATCCTTTTCATCCTCGTTGTCCGGACAATCTCTGTTTCCATCACAAAGACCTGCTCGGGACACGCAAATGCCACTTTTTGCACATTTAAACGCTTGAGCAGGACAACTACCCTTGGAACACTCCTCGTCAGAGCCGTCAATGCAATCTGCACGACCATCGCAAACGAAGAACCAACTGATGCAGTTACCTGAACTTCTACATTGGAAGGTACCTGGAGTACAACCACCTTTCTTTGCATTGCAAGTTGAATTTGAAGGGAAATTACAATCACATATTCCGTCGATACATCTCGAGAATGGATCCGCCATTCGACATTCTAAATTAGAGATACATGGGAGACCTAAACTGACGGCTGTCATCGTCGTTGGTTCGTGACGATCCGTTTTGATCGGAGCTGAAAACAGAGACACGCGAACAAATGTACAagtgaaggaaagaaataatgaaatatataaataattacctGGAGTCATTGAAACTATCGTGGTCTGAGCTAGTTCCGTAGGCTCAGCTTCGATGACAATTGCATCATCGTCATCGGCAATCTCAGTAGAACTTGGTCGATGTGGTCTACCAATTACAAAACTAGGTCTGGTCACTAAATTAACAGGTATTAGTTGACTGTTCGTTGTCGTCGATAAAAGCATCGTTGCATTCTTCAACCAAGATATCTGAACTCCTGATGAtgaaacagtaaaaaaaaaaataaaaaaataaaaaaaaaagaaagaacaattaGTAACATTGCGAAATCATGTTACCGGAAATGCTTGCTCTCCTCAAAGGGACTCATTAAGGTCATGCCTTCGAAACTTCACGATCGAAGTGAAACGCGTTCGCTTACTCTTCTCgcgagaaaaaggggaaaaagacaacaaaaaaaaaaaaaaaaaaaaaacaaaaaaacaaaaaaaaagcaaaaatagaaaaaataaacagaaaagaaTCGTTTCAGATTCGTTAATGATCTCATTAATTATGCCCAGGAATGGACGTTTGCCTCGTTAAATCCAGTTAAGTACTTCAAAATACACGCATCGAGTTAATCGATGCCTCGAAACCCTCTCCGAATTAATGTAACGTTGCAATTGACACATTATAAAACAGGAACGTTTCCTTTGCTTTTGAATTTCCCATAGAACTTCGTACGTTAAATAGATTCTTTGTAATCATCCTACCGGTACTATCCTGATCTTCAATGTTCTCTGGTTTGAAAGTTGCCATTAAAATATCTGTATTCTCTTCGTTGGTTTCCATGATCTGTTCGGTTATCGTCTGTGAATTAATTTCTTGATCCAAGGGTAAAGAAGGCCTTACGAGACTGTCGGGACTGCAGACGTCACCATCACGACGCATAGGAGCTGTACATTGACAGCGTCCGAATAGATCAGGAATAAGAAAGTCACAGTGAGTATTTGGATCCCATAATCGGCAATGAGCGTGTTCGTAACACACCTCTCCCAATTTTGCAGCTGCAATAGATTTGAAACTTGTAATAATTCATGGAAATTCAAAGGAAACGAACTCGATTAAAATCTTCCGATCTCGGAGCGTTCCTTCGTCCGTCGATCTTTCAAATTATACACGCTCGAATTATGTGTGCCGTTACCCAACGGTATAGACAACGAAGTGTGCCGCTTAACATCGAgcaagatttattttaatcgtgtGCATCTGTTGCCTTCGAGTGTTTTATTAAAGGAAgatataggaaaaagaaaaagagagagaaagtcataaaagaaaaaaaaagaaaaaaaaagaaaaagaaaaagaatacatatatcaaaagaattaaaaagatggAACGCtctgagaaagataaaaatgatcgaataGAATCAATTGCTTACGTCCTAAACAGGTGTGTCTTCGAAATTGCAAATAACCTTCGACGCATCTGCATGCTCCTTCGAGACAGCTACTGTATGCTACCTTCAACGAGCACTGTTCCTTTACGATACAATCGTTACCTAATAGAGTAGCTGTTtgaaacagaaaagagaaacaaagtaGCCTTCGTTTTAAACTTAACTAAGAAAATCGAATACAATAGGGTCAATGAGTGAAAGgagagtaagaagaaaaaaaaaaattggagagACTTCGGCTTTAGATAGTTTCTACGGTAACGATGGTACTCTTCTTTGTTAATCTTGATCCGCGCTTGGGTCATCGTATCTCTTAAGTTAATTAGATTCTCTGAAATCTTGTTGAACGTTCTATGTATTACGTTGAATGAGATATTATCAGTGGCACTGTCTCCTATCGCTATATTCTTTTtgattcctcttcttttttcgatgaaaagaaaaatgttctttAAAGACAGCTGAGAGGAGTATCTAACAACGAccaagataaaagaaaagacgaagaatTCAGAGGAGACTTTAAGAAACTCACACTCGAGGCAACGTGTTCCATTGTGTTCAGCGAAAAAGGGTTGACACCGACAGTAACCATAGTAGCAATGACTGTTGGCGATGAAACTTTCGCAATCTCTGTTCCTGTTGCATTCATTGCCAAGCTTGAGCTCCGTCAATATCGGTGAAGACGTTGTCGagtgctaaaaaaaaaaaaaaaaaaaaaaaaaaagtagaaaaaagaatgaaaaattacagacaaagatagagagagagagagagagagagagagagagagagagagagagagagagagagagagagagagagagagagagagagagagggagaggaactTTTCTTTCCCAAATATCATTACGAGATATGTTCGAATCGACGAGCTAACTTGtatcctatttttatttatttaatcagcTAATAAGTCGTGTCTCCTTCCTAACGAGAGATATTCTATAAAGAGTAAGTCCACGGGAATCTCTCaaaggaatagagacagatcGAATAGAAGTATCCATTGAAAGTCGAGATCGTTAGTCGAGTTCGATTGATAGAAAGATAAGGATTGCTCCTTATCGAGCGATCGCAATGTCGTTGAACCGACATTATAAATTCTTATCGGAACCATAGGACTTAAATCGAACGTATCGAATTCAATATGGAGGATTATTGATCGTTAAGGTAAAAACTCCTTTTGGCTGATTGCCCTAAAGATGGTACGAATCGAAAGGAGCTTacagaataaaataagaaaaaaagatataaggaTACATAGGATACATAGAAGGCTTAGAAAAGAATCACTGACGTCGAAGTTACCAGTTAACGGTCTAtccctgtctctttcttcgtttctctttctcactcgtcACCTCCCGTCCTTGCGATTTTCCTCCTTGCATCCGTTTCCGTTTACAAAGGGTTACTCGCGTGCGCGCATTGTTTGCTGATCGTGGGAATAGCTCGGAATGCGATtaggaagaatagaaaaggaagaaaagtcaTAGTTTTGACATTTTCTCGCTCGGATTCCCCTTCATCACTGGTATGCATTTCAGCTTAAGGTATATTCATCTAGTTAGTTACATTTACAAACGTATAAACATAAACACGTACATAGAAACCTCACACATCGCTTAATTACATCTAACGAAGCGAGCCAATTTAAAAAAACGTTGCGGAAGAATTACCACCAGCTGCTACCTTCAacacatcatcatcatcatcatcatcatcatcatcatcatcatcgtcgtcatcattatcatcatcatcgtcatgaTCATGATGATCATCACGTACCATCATACAATCCTACTACTTTAACGACCCTTCTCACGCGGAAACTCAACTTTTGCTTCCGATATCGCGTACTCACGGAATGTACTGCGGcaagaatgaagaagaataataataagaagaaatagaagagaagagtTTAAAGGAGAGCGCGTAGGAAGGCATAGGGAAACCACGAACGGTTTCCCATTCTTGGCTCTACTTCACTCTCTCGACGCTTTATGGCGATCGTTAAATTATGCTTCGGTCAGCCGTAATCACGGACGTTCCAATGGCTTTCGAGGAATGCACTGAAGATGCTTCTTCGCGACTTTTTCCCGTATAGATATATCGCGAAATTCCGTTTCACGCGAGAACATTTCTCcgattatatttgaaaatggaGTTTCGCCATTTCTTACAATATCTTAGACGAACCTGTAAAGTCGATTTCTCGATTTCTCGAATACCCTATCAGAACCTTggtactataaaaaaaaagaaaagaaaatatatatgtatatatatatatatatatattttttttttttctttaaagtataaggtaaaaattttatgaaaataagtCTTCACTTTGCTCCTTAGAGATTTTTCCAATCATTCAAAGAGTTACCGGTACTCATAGAACAGACAGAGTCAGTACCGCACTATATTTCCGGACTATGTTATCCAATGAGAGCATGGCTCTCGTGCGAGATTAGATATTCTCAGActtatgaaattataatttccaTCTCGCATTAGCGAAGTACAGTGTAGCGTgcaaatttataagaaattagtACCTACGCTTCGTGAAGTTTAATCTGACGATCGTCCGTTGCTCGATATTAACGTATGTTCAACGCGTTGAAGTaacataacaaaataatatcgaaatatcttttaaaataataataataattattattatcattattattatagagtGCAATAAAGTGTacgatacaatataaaatttttatcacaaTCTAAATGCATTACCAACCATTTGCTGCCGCACTACCAATGGAAAATAACCGAACACCGTTAACCGTACAAAGTCTATGCATTTTTGCTTAATATCAAAACGAAAGTAGGACAATGCAATACGACGTAGAGTCACTTCTCCAATACAATCGAGAACTTATAGTTCATTCTTCGAATTTATTGGTCGTATGGTCTTAATGTTTAATTCAATTCGTTACGCTTTTCCTCGAGCCTTAtgcttgatatatatatatatatatatatatatatatatatgtatatatgtatatatgtatacatagatgCAAACGTCAATGTAAGGTATAGCCGTTAATATCGATTCCTTCCTGTCATAATCACTGTTATACCATCAGAATCGAGTAATTAGAATTCAATGTGCGATCAAACGAACGTAACTCGAATTCATTTCCTGTCATGAACGAAGAAATATTCGATGACAAGGCACCCTTCTCTTCGTACTCGAAATGTTTGGATACGTCGTCGTAAAGCCACGATAGTTAGGCACGATTagatggtaataaaaaaaaaaaaaaaaaaaaaaaaaaaaaaaaaaaaaaaaaagaaagaaaaaaatactataaaagtaaaaaaagaagaagaaaaaaaaaagaatgcatAGGAAATATACATGCAGCTGTAAAAGAAGAATCGGAAAATAATTCTCTATGGGCCGACAGAGCATTCCTTTTTAATGTTGTTTGCATATTCAACGAGAATGATGCCTTTTACCATGGTAGAACCAACGACGACGTCAAGTGAGAATTATTGTAATTCTATGTGCGAGTAAGGACCCCGACAGTCTCTGGAGACGTTGCGTGTACATACTCAATGAGGCGTCGATGAAACGTTAGAGAATTTACGACCATCTTGCTAGAAAATTCAACACGCGATGTCAGtctataaacaataac of the Vespa crabro chromosome 4, iyVesCrab1.2, whole genome shotgun sequence genome contains:
- the LOC124423716 gene encoding serine protease nudel isoform X1, which translates into the protein MLEYRATVLLACITIINLHSTTSSPILTELKLGNECNRNRDCESFIANSHCYYGYCRCQPFFAEHNGTRCLESTLLGNDCIVKEQCSLKVAYSSCLEGACRCVEGYLQFRRHTCLGPAKLGEVCYEHAHCRLWDPNTHCDFLIPDLFGRCQCTAPMRRDGDVCSPDSLVRPSLPLDQEINSQTITEQIMETNEENTDILMATFKPENIEDQDSTGVQISWLKNATMLLSTTTNSQLIPVNLVTRPSFVIGRPHRPSSTEIADDDDAIVIEAEPTELAQTTIVSMTPAPIKTDRHEPTTMTAVSLGLPCISNLECRMADPFSRCIDGICDCNFPSNSTCNAKKGGCTPGTFQCRSSGNCISWFFVCDGRADCIDGSDEECSKGSCPAQAFKCAKSGICVSRAGLCDGNRDCPDNEDEKDCNNRRKCPEGAFRCNNGQCLPAYEFCNAVVSCRDGSDEPRGACRTRYRGRIAPRTCPFKCDNGRCRSDAIACSGRDGCGDGSDEQHCSVCKCADTV
- the LOC124423716 gene encoding serine protease nudel isoform X2, which codes for MHSTTSSPILTELKLGNECNRNRDCESFIANSHCYYGYCRCQPFFAEHNGTRCLESTLLGNDCIVKEQCSLKVAYSSCLEGACRCVEGYLQFRRHTCLGPAKLGEVCYEHAHCRLWDPNTHCDFLIPDLFGRCQCTAPMRRDGDVCSPDSLVRPSLPLDQEINSQTITEQIMETNEENTDILMATFKPENIEDQDSTGVQISWLKNATMLLSTTTNSQLIPVNLVTRPSFVIGRPHRPSSTEIADDDDAIVIEAEPTELAQTTIVSMTPAPIKTDRHEPTTMTAVSLGLPCISNLECRMADPFSRCIDGICDCNFPSNSTCNAKKGGCTPGTFQCRSSGNCISWFFVCDGRADCIDGSDEECSKGSCPAQAFKCAKSGICVSRAGLCDGNRDCPDNEDEKDCNNRRKCPEGAFRCNNGQCLPAYEFCNAVVSCRDGSDEPRGACRTRYRGRIAPRTCPFKCDNGRCRSDAIACSGRDGCGDGSDEQHCSVCKCADTV